The following nucleotide sequence is from Syntrophorhabdaceae bacterium.
CTTAAGACTACGCTGGTCATCATTACCGTTCTGTCACTGACTACGCTCGGTTTTTTTACATGGAATCGTACGCATGTCTGGAAAGACGGGATCACGCTCTGGGGTAATGTAATAAAACATTATCCTTTGAACTCCATAGCATATAACAACAGGGGGGCAGCATATTTTGTCAATAAACAGTACGATGAAGCAATAAGAGATCTTACCGGCGCGATAGCCATAAGTCCAAACTATGACCAGGCAAACGCGAACCTCTGCCGTATCTACATAACTACAGGGGAAAAGAATAAGGCGCTGCCTTTTTGCTTAAAAGCAATTCAGGTAAATCCCCGTATGGACGATGTGTATAACCTGTTAGGCAATCTATACTATGAACAAGACAAGAATGCCGCAATATTCTTGTATAAGAAATCAATAGAAGCAAAACCAGGAAACGAACGTGCTTACTATAACCTCTGCACAACGTATCTGTCTATGCAGGAATATGAAAACGCAGAAAATGCCTGCCGGAAAGCCATTGAAATCGATCCGGGGTTTGCAGACGCCTACAACAATCTGGGGAACGTTTATCTGGCAACAGGCAGACAAAAAGAGGCCGTGGTATCTTACAAAAAAGCTCTTGAACTAAACCCCGACATAGGTGCCGCCCACAATAATCTTGGCACTATTTACCTTTACGCAAAGCAGTATGATCTTGCCATATACCATATCGACCGGGCTGTCGCATTAGGTCACAAGGTACACCCGGATATATTGAAGATGCTGAAACAATACCGGAAAATAGAATAACCAATAATCAAACATCAATCACCAAATAATATCCAATAACCAATGACCGAATACCCAAACGGGGAAATACCGGCAAGTCTTTGTTTGGTTATTGAATATTGGGTATTGGTGATTAATTGGAGCTTGGTTATTGGTGTTTGGTGATTCTGTGTACTTATGTTTGGTTATTCTCTTCCCCGGAAGCAGGCTACCCTGTGCTCTTTACTGCCGGTAAGTTGAGGCATGGAATCGCGGCAGGCGGGATTTCTCTCCTCACATCTCGGATAGTACGAACATCCCCTGCTCCCGTCAAAAACAGCTTCGTCCTCTTTTCTGAAAAATTCTCCCTTTGCGGCATTGATGAGCATCTTCGTGTAGGGGTGAAACGGGCTCAAAAAGACCTCATCTCTTGTCCCCGTCTCAACCACCATGCCCTTGTACATAACGATGATCTCGTCAGAGACAAATCTCACGATATTGAGGTCGTGGGATACAAACAACATCGCAATATCCGTTCTGTCTTTTATATCGAGGAAGAGGTTGACGATCTGTGCCTGGATCGATACATCAAGCGAAGAAACGGGCTCATCTGCAATGATCAGAGCGGGATCTGTCGTAAGTGTCCTCCCGATCGCAACCCTCTGGCGCTGACCGCCGCTCATTTCATGGGGATACTTGTTTATAAATCCTTCGTCAAGACCGACGTTCTTCAAGATCTCCATGACCTTGTCCTTTATGTCCTTTCTTTCGACAATCTTATGAAAAAGCAACGGCTCCGCGATAGTATCAAAAACCTTTTTCCGGGGGTTTAATGATGAATATGGATCCTGAAAGATGATCTGCATCTGTCTTCGCAGGGTTTTAAGCTCTCCTTTCGGCATATTTAACAGGTCCCTGCCGAGAAACAAGATCGTCCCGCTGTCAGGCCTTTCAAGAAGTAAGATACACCTCGCAAGGGTGCTTTTACCGGAACCGCTCTCACCGACGATACCGATGGTTTTCCCTTCGTCAAGCTCGAGAGACACCCCGCGCAGGGCATTGATAATGTCTTTTTTCACTGAAAAGACGGATTTCCTTACCTCGTAGACCCTCCGCAGGTCTAATACAGATAACACCTGACCCATTGTCCATTTCCTATCTGTTTCATAATCGGTTCCCCTTCCCTGCAAACAGGCATCACATAAGGACACCGCGGATGGAACTTGCATCCCCGGGGAAGCTCGGCAAGCTTCGGAACAGAACCAGGGATAGCCGTAAGGCGTTTTTCATTGCCCGTAAGACCGTAAATAGACGAGAGCAAGCCCTTACTGTAAGGGTGGAGCGGTTCTCTAAAAAAGATATCTACAAGATTCTGCTCAAGCATCCTGCCGGCATACATGATCCCTATTCTTTTGCCAAATTTTCTCATTATATTGAGGTTATGGGTAATAAAGATCATCGACATGGCGAAGTCATTCACCAGATCCTGCAGCAGGTTAATGATCTGGGACTCAGTCGCCACATCCAGAGCGGTTGTGGGCTCATCAGCGATAACAAGGGACGGACCGCATGATATGGCGATCCCGATAAGGATCCTCTGTCTCTGCCCACCGCTTAACTGGTGCGGGTATTGAGCATATCTCTTTTCCGGTTCATCAAACCCGACCTGTTTCAAAAGCTCAATAGCCCTGCCCTTAGCTTCTCTTTTTCCGACATTTTTATGTATGATGATAGCCTCACTGATCTGTTCACCGACACGGAATACAGGGTTCAGGGCGCTCATCGGCTCCTGGAATATCATGCCGATCCTGCCGCCCCTGACCCCTTCCATTTCCCGCTCTGATAATCCGAGGAGGTCTCTGCCTTCAAAGACAACCTTGCCCTTTACTATCCTGCCGGGGGGCTGGACGAGTCTCATAACAGACATGGCTGTCATGGTCTTCCCACAGCCGCTTTCACCTATAAGGCCGAAGATCTCTCCCCTGGAAACGGAAAAACTCACGCCATCGACGGCATTTATAACATCCTTGTCAGTAAAAAAAGACGTGTTCAGGTCTGTAACGTCCAGCAATTGCATATTATCCTCTTACCCGCGGTTCATCATCGCAGCATAAAATCTTTTTGCTTATTTGAACCTTATGCATTATACTAATCCAAAACAAAATGGCAAGCCTTTTGTATGTGGATTTTCAGACACAGACGTATCTTACATAGAATGATTACAGATTAAAAACTATTCCGGAATAAGGTATTTTAAAGGTATTTTTTTTAAAAGTTATCTATTCATAAGCGAGGTGCACAATGCCACAAAAAAGTGATAAGACCTTCCGGGAAGGGCTCACATTCGACGATGTCCTGCTCGTACCATCAATGAGCAGGATATTGCCATCTGACGTTGATGTTTCTACCCATCTTACCCGGACGATCAAACTGAGCATACCGATAGTAAGCGCAGCCATGGATACCGTTACAGAATCGAAAACAGCTATCTGTCTGGCCCAGGAAGGCGGGATAGGCATCATCCACCGGAATATGGGCATCATGGAACAGGCACAGGAGGTGGAAAAGGTAAAAAAATCAGAAAGCGGCATGATCATTGATCCTATAACCATCACACCCGAACAGAAGATAAAAGACACCCTGGAGCTCATGGCAAAATACAGGATATCCGGCATCCCTGTCACAAAAGGCAAGAAGCTTGTCGGTATCATCACCAACAGAGACCTGAGGTTTGAGACAAACCTTGAAGAGAAGGTCCAGAATGTCATGACAAAGGATAATCTCGTAACCGTTAAAGAAGGTATAACGCTCGAAGAATCAAAAAAGATCCTCCACAAACACAAGATAGAAAAGCTCCTCGTCGTCGATAAAGAATTCAACCTGAGAGGATTGATCACCATCAAGGATATTGAAAAGATGAGAAAGTACCCTTATTCATGCAAAGACCATCTTGGGAGATTACGGGTAGGAGCAGCCGTCGGGGTCAGCAGCGACCGGGAACAGCGCGTTGATGCCCTTCTGAAGGCGGGTTGTGACGTGATCGTTGTCGATACTGCACATGGTCATTCAGAAAATGTTATTGAAACAATCACGGTCTTGAAAAGCACCTTCAAAGATATACAGAGCATTGCGGGAAACATAGCAACGAAAGAAGTTTGTGTGGCGCTCATCAAGGCGGGGTGTGATGCCGTCAAGATCGGCGTAGGACCAGGTTCCATCTGCACAACAAGGATCATAGCAGGGATCGGGGTGCCGCAGATCTCGGCTATCATCGAAGCATCAAAGGCTGCTGCCCGGTATAACATACCGATCATCGCCGATGGCGGGATCAAATTTTCCGGCGATATTACAAAGGCCATCGCGGCCGGGGCCCATTCAGTGATGATCGGGAACCTCTTCGCAGGAACAGACGAGACGCCCGGTGAAATGGTTCTGTACCAGGGACGCACATACAAGGTTTACAGGGGCATGGGCTCGCTTGAAGCCGTGAAAGAAGGAAAATCCAGAGACAGGTACGGCATCCCGGAGGATGAGATAGAGACAAAGATAGTGCCCGAGGGCATTGAAGGCAGGGTCCCATACCGGGGTTCATTATCAATATGTATCAATCAGCTCATAGGCGGGCTGAAGGCAGGGATGGGCTACGTAGGCAGCCGCGATCTGAAAGAATTGCAGGCCAAAAGCCGGTTTATTCGTATCACCTCAGCGGGTTTGAGGGAAAGCCATGTCCACGATGTCATTATCACAAAAGAAGCGCCAAATTACAGGATAGAATGAGGCAGCCATGGATTACCACAAGGAATTAATTGTAATACTCGACTTCGGGTCACAATATACCCAGCTCATAGCAAGGAAGGTAAGGGAGCTGGGGGTATATTGCGAGATATTCCCTCACAACCTGGACATCGAGAAGATACGATCCCTTAATCCAAAAGGTATTATCCTGTCCGGCGGCCCGAGAAGCGTGACGGAGAAAGATGCGCCTGTCTGTGATGATGCGGTCTTCAGGCTTGGCGTGCCGATCCTGGGGATCTGTTATGGTCTGCAGCTCATTGCAAGCATCTATTCCGGCCGGGTCGATAAATCTCCGAAGAGGGAATACGGGAAGGCGAATATCACCGTCGATAAAAGCGACAGGTTTCTCGAGGGCGTCAGTAACGGGGATATCGTATGGGCGAGCCATCAGGACAAGATCTTAAAGATGCCGAAGGGGTTTATCACCCTCGCGCACACTGATAATTCCCCCCACGCCGTCATCCGGGACACGGCGGGAAAGATTTACGGCGTCCAGTTCCACCCTGAAGTTCACCACACAAGAAAAGGCAAACGCATACTGAGGAATTTTCTTTACAAGGTCTGCAAAGTAAAGGGGCTCTTCTCACCAAAATCATTCGTAGAGCTGGCAACTGAAAGGATCAGGAACGAAGTGGGGGATGAACATGTTGTCTGCGCATTAAGCGGCGGCGTTGATTCTTCAGTCGTTGCCATGTTGATCCATAAGGCAATAGGCAACAAACTCCACAGCGTCTTTGTAAACAACGGCGTACTGAGAAAAAAAGAAGAACAAGAGGTGCTCAAGGCCTTCAAGGGCAAATTCCATATGAATCTAAAATATGTTGATGCCGAGGACCTCTTCCTGAACGCGCTGAAAGGCGTCAAAGACCCGGAGAAAAAAAGGAAGATCATCGGAAGCCTCTTTATCAGGATCTTTGAGAAAGAGGCAAAAAGTATAGGCAACGTAAGGTATCTTGCCCAGGGCACGCTCTACCCCGATGTCATCGAAAGTG
It contains:
- a CDS encoding ATP-binding cassette domain-containing protein: MGQVLSVLDLRRVYEVRKSVFSVKKDIINALRGVSLELDEGKTIGIVGESGSGKSTLARCILLLERPDSGTILFLGRDLLNMPKGELKTLRRQMQIIFQDPYSSLNPRKKVFDTIAEPLLFHKIVERKDIKDKVMEILKNVGLDEGFINKYPHEMSGGQRQRVAIGRTLTTDPALIIADEPVSSLDVSIQAQIVNLFLDIKDRTDIAMLFVSHDLNIVRFVSDEIIVMYKGMVVETGTRDEVFLSPFHPYTKMLINAAKGEFFRKEDEAVFDGSRGCSYYPRCEERNPACRDSMPQLTGSKEHRVACFRGRE
- the guaA gene encoding glutamine-hydrolyzing GMP synthase; this encodes MDYHKELIVILDFGSQYTQLIARKVRELGVYCEIFPHNLDIEKIRSLNPKGIILSGGPRSVTEKDAPVCDDAVFRLGVPILGICYGLQLIASIYSGRVDKSPKREYGKANITVDKSDRFLEGVSNGDIVWASHQDKILKMPKGFITLAHTDNSPHAVIRDTAGKIYGVQFHPEVHHTRKGKRILRNFLYKVCKVKGLFSPKSFVELATERIRNEVGDEHVVCALSGGVDSSVVAMLIHKAIGNKLHSVFVNNGVLRKKEEQEVLKAFKGKFHMNLKYVDAEDLFLNALKGVKDPEKKRKIIGSLFIRIFEKEAKSIGNVRYLAQGTLYPDVIESVSFKGPSATIKSHHNVGGLPKRMRLRLLEPLRELFKDEVRIVGKELGLPDSIVHRQPFPGPGLAIRIIGDVTKERINVLKDADSIVRDEVERNGKFRHIWQSFAILIPVKTVGVMGDERTYANVIALRIVESEDAMTADWARIPPETLDIVARRIINEVPGVNRVVYDISSKPPSTIEWE
- a CDS encoding tetratricopeptide repeat protein — its product is LKTTLVIITVLSLTTLGFFTWNRTHVWKDGITLWGNVIKHYPLNSIAYNNRGAAYFVNKQYDEAIRDLTGAIAISPNYDQANANLCRIYITTGEKNKALPFCLKAIQVNPRMDDVYNLLGNLYYEQDKNAAIFLYKKSIEAKPGNERAYYNLCTTYLSMQEYENAENACRKAIEIDPGFADAYNNLGNVYLATGRQKEAVVSYKKALELNPDIGAAHNNLGTIYLYAKQYDLAIYHIDRAVALGHKVHPDILKMLKQYRKIE
- a CDS encoding ABC transporter ATP-binding protein; the protein is MQLLDVTDLNTSFFTDKDVINAVDGVSFSVSRGEIFGLIGESGCGKTMTAMSVMRLVQPPGRIVKGKVVFEGRDLLGLSEREMEGVRGGRIGMIFQEPMSALNPVFRVGEQISEAIIIHKNVGKREAKGRAIELLKQVGFDEPEKRYAQYPHQLSGGQRQRILIGIAISCGPSLVIADEPTTALDVATESQIINLLQDLVNDFAMSMIFITHNLNIMRKFGKRIGIMYAGRMLEQNLVDIFFREPLHPYSKGLLSSIYGLTGNEKRLTAIPGSVPKLAELPRGCKFHPRCPYVMPVCREGEPIMKQIGNGQWVRCYLY
- the guaB gene encoding IMP dehydrogenase, which translates into the protein MPQKSDKTFREGLTFDDVLLVPSMSRILPSDVDVSTHLTRTIKLSIPIVSAAMDTVTESKTAICLAQEGGIGIIHRNMGIMEQAQEVEKVKKSESGMIIDPITITPEQKIKDTLELMAKYRISGIPVTKGKKLVGIITNRDLRFETNLEEKVQNVMTKDNLVTVKEGITLEESKKILHKHKIEKLLVVDKEFNLRGLITIKDIEKMRKYPYSCKDHLGRLRVGAAVGVSSDREQRVDALLKAGCDVIVVDTAHGHSENVIETITVLKSTFKDIQSIAGNIATKEVCVALIKAGCDAVKIGVGPGSICTTRIIAGIGVPQISAIIEASKAAARYNIPIIADGGIKFSGDITKAIAAGAHSVMIGNLFAGTDETPGEMVLYQGRTYKVYRGMGSLEAVKEGKSRDRYGIPEDEIETKIVPEGIEGRVPYRGSLSICINQLIGGLKAGMGYVGSRDLKELQAKSRFIRITSAGLRESHVHDVIITKEAPNYRIE